The Pagrus major chromosome 17, Pma_NU_1.0 genome includes a region encoding these proteins:
- the LOC141011745 gene encoding tripartite motif-containing protein 16-like, translating to MAQKGVQLDRETFCCPICLDLLKDPVTTPCGHSYCSNCIKDHWDEEEKKETYSCPECRKSFTPRPELQKSTMLAALVEQLKKTGLQAAPADHCYAGAEDVACDFCTGRKLRAVKSCLQCVASYCEQHLQPHYESPTFKKHKLVEPSKKLQENICSRHDEVMKMFCRTDQQCICYLCSVDEHKGHDTVSAAAERTERQRELEGSRQNIQQRIQDREEDVKVLQQEVEAINGSADKAAEHSEKIFTQLIRLMEKRRSDVKQQVRSQQETEVSRVKELQEKLEQEITELKRKDAELKKLSHTEDHNQFLHNYPSVSALSESTHSSSINIRPLKYFEDVTAAVSEARDKLQDVLRETWTNISLTETQVDVLLSNPQPENMTRADFLRYSSDITLDPNTANKHLLLSERNRKAKFVYQQQSYSDHPDRFTDLWQVLSRESLTGRCYWEVEWRGGGVYVAVAYKNISRAGGGNECEFGLNDKSWSLYCDTNSYQFLYNNIQTPVSGPVSSRVGVYLDHRAGILSFYSVSDTITLLHRVQTTFTEPLYAGVRPWYFGDTAEFRRLK from the coding sequence ATGGCACAAAAAGGAGTTCAGCTGGACCGAGAGACTTTCTGTTGTCcgatctgtttggatctactgaaggatccggtgactactccctgtggacacagctactgcagcAACTGTATTAAAGACCactgggatgaagaggagaagaaggaaaccTACAGCTGCCCCGagtgcaggaagagcttcacaccgaggcctgagcTGCAGAAAAGcaccatgttagcagctttagtggagcagctgaagaagactggactccaagctgctcctgctgatcactgctatgctggagctgaagatgtggcctgtgatttctgcactgggaggaaactgagagcagttaagtcctgtctgcagtgtgtggcctcttactgtgagcaACACCTGCAGCCTCATTATGAATCACCTACATttaagaaacacaagctggtggagccgtccaagaagctccaggagaacatctgctctcgtcacgatgaggtgatgaagatgttctgccgtactgatcagcagtgtatctgttatctctgctctgtggacgaacataaaggccacgacacagtgtcagctgcagcagagaggactgagaggcagagagagctggaggggagtcgacaaaacatccagcagaggatccaggacagagaggaagatgtgaaggtgcttcaacaggaggtggaggccatcaatggctctgctgataaagcagcggagcacagtgagaagatcttcacccagctgatccgtctcatggagaaaagacgctctgatgtgaagcagcaggtcagatcccagcaggaaactgaagtgagtcgagtcaaagagcttcaggagaagctggagcaggagatcactgagctgaagaggaaagacgctgagctgaagaagctctcacacacagaggatcacaaccagtttctacacaactacccctcagtgtcagcactcagtgagtctacacactcatccagcatcaatatccgtcctctgaagtactttgaggatgtgacagcagctgtgtcagaggccagagacaaactacaggacgtcctgagagagacatggacaaacatctcactgacagagactcaagtggatgttttactgtcaaaccCACAACCAGAGAACATGACCAGAGCTGACTTCTTAAGATATTCatctgacatcacactggatccaaacacagcaaacaaacatctgttattatctgagaggaacagaaaagcaaaattTGTGTATCAACAACAGTCTTATTCTGATCatccagacagattcactgacTTGTggcaggtcctgagtagagagagtctgactggacgttgttactgggaggtggagtggagaggaggaggagtttatgtagcagtcgcatacaagaacATCAGCAGAGCAGGGGGGGGAAATGAATGTGAATTTGGACTAAATGACAAATCTTGGTCATTATATTGTGACACAAACAGTTATCAGTTTTTGTACAACAACATCcaaactcccgtctcaggtcctgtgtcctccagagttggagtgtacctggatcacagagcaggtattctgtccttctacagcgtctctgacaccatcactctcctccacagagtccagaccacattcactgaacctctctATGCTGGAGTTCGGCCGTGGTACTTTGGAGACACTGCTGAGTTCAGAAGACTGAAATAG
- the LOC141011750 gene encoding N-acetylglucosamine-1-phosphodiester alpha-N-acetylglucosaminidase-like, with protein sequence MATSSATRQCVGLVLLCLHVWLLEGKSARVSADEDVLLPYMEGHGPSHSHHHVSVSQPPAHSRTTYETWPSSSHNTLPVAESTVFISDVPGSLGRSRWVYGHMALVHDPLRTLSVIEPGGPGGCEKSRRVTVEETAVAAGCLYAQNAGFFNTTNDQCVGNVVSDGRTVRDSGGVQNAQFGIRKDGSLVFGYLSQEDVLDQSNPFVQLVSGVVWLLRNGEFYINQSLKAECNKMVDQEVFRDFVDVLSARTVVGHDADGNLVLFHVEGKTLERGMNLWEVAQFLKKNGVINAINLDGGGSSSFVINGTLASYPPDPCQSDSRWRCARPVSTILCVHQRRCQPANCGGHGDCVDGRCRCQDGWQGAACDSLVCQPPACGLHGVCTAGGCVCAAGWRGKNCRQVCPPGLYGPSCAERCQCGDQCPCDPLTGSCSSDSDGSLTRAGQCLAKQMFTLWRQQEEAHRDKPHLSERAWLIITITLASLLLIPLVVRLIGASWRWFMFSYSCRKVQRATSTEKRCLSECLIFTDTTRGSERRVY encoded by the exons ATGGCAACAAGCTCAGCTACCCGCCAGTGTGTGGGCCTCGTGTTGCTGTGTCTCCATGTTTGGCTGTTGGAGGGAAAATCTGCAAG AGTCTCTGCGGATGAAGACGTTCTGCTGCCATACATGGAGGGTCATGGCCCTTCCCACTCTCACCACCACGTCAGTGTCTCCCAGCCTCCGGCCCACAGCAGGACCACGTACGAGACTTGGCCTTCCAGCAGCCACAACACACTCCCCGTAGCCGAGTCGACTGTTTTCATATCAGACGTACCGGGCAGCCTGGGCAGGTCCCGCTGGGTCTACG GTCACATGGCGCTGGTCCACGACCCACTGAGGACGCTGTCGGTGATAGAGCCAGGCGGGCCGGGCGGCTGCGAGAAGAGCCGCAGGGTGACGGTGGAGGAGACGGCCGTGGCTGCTGGATGTCTGTACGCTCAGAACGCCGGCTTCTTCAACACCACCAACGACCAGTGTGTGGGCAACGTGGTGAGCGACGGGAGGACGGTGAGGGACAGCGGGGGGGTGCAGAACGCCCAGTTCGGCATCAGGAAGGACGGCAGCCTGGTGTTCGG gtaTTTATCACAGGAAGATGTTTTGGACCAGTCCAACCCATTCGTCCAGCTGGTCAGCGGGGTGGTGTGGCTGCTGAGGAACGGCGAGTTTTACATCAACCAGAGCCTGAAGGCCGAGTGTAACAAGATGGTCGACCAGG AGGTGTTTCGTGACTTTGTGGACGTGCTGTCAGCCAGAACTGTCGTGGGTCACGACGCAGACGGCAACCTGGTCCTGTTCCATGTGGAAGGAAAGACCCTGGAGAGAGG CATGAATCTCTGGGAGGTGGCTCAGTTCCTGAAGAAAAACGGGGTGATCAATGCTATCAATCTGGACGGAGGCGGGTCGTCCAGCTTTGTGATCAATGGCACGTTGGCCAGCTACCCTCCTGACCCATG TCAATCCGacagcaggtggcgctgtgcTCGGCCCGTCTCCACCATCCTGTGCGTTCACCAGCGGCGCTGCCAGCCGGCGAACTGCGGCGGACACGGAGACTGTGTGGACGGACGCTGTCGGTGTCAGGACGGCTGGCAGGGCGCCGCCTGCGACTCTCTGGTGTGTCAGCCGCCAGCCTGCGGCCTCCACGGTGTCTGCACTGCCG gcgggtgtgtctgtgctgctggaTGGAGAGGAAAGAACTGCCGTCAAG tgtgtcctcCAGGTCTCTACGGGCCGTCCTGTGCTGAGAGATGTCAGTGTGGTGACCAGTGTCCGTGTGACCCGCTGACAGGAAGCTGCTCCTCCGACAGTGACGGCAGCTTAACCAGAG CAGGTCAGTGTCTGGCCAAACAGATGTTTACATTATGGAGACAacaggaggaggctcacagaGACAAACCTCACCTATCAGA ACGAGCCTGGCTCATAATCACCATCACACTGGCCTCCCTGCTGCTGATCCCACTGGTGGTTCGGCTCATCGGTGCGAGCTGGAGATGGTTTATGTTCAGTTATTCCTGCAGAAAAGTTCAACGAGCGACGTCAACGGAGAAGCGCTGTCTGTCAGAGTGCCTCATCTTTACTGACACCACAAGAGGATCAGAGAGGCGAGTTTACTGA